In the Candidatus Kryptonium sp. genome, one interval contains:
- a CDS encoding glycosyltransferase family 2 protein, whose translation MEKNRKTLSVVIITGNEEKNIGDCLESVKWADEIIIVDSESKDKTVEIAKKYTDKIFVKKWEGYALQKQFAIEKATGDWILSLDADERVTQELRAEIEKTLENETEYDGFYIPRKNFFLDKWIKSCGWYPDYQLRLFRRGKGSVTLRKVHEKFIVNGKTGYLKEGLIHLTHVDLFETFEKINRYSSLSAEEKSGKKVRWYHIIFVPFFAFLGHFILKRGFLDGVYGLMVSLNHAMTKLQTYMKIWETQNVKSRAKDKFNG comes from the coding sequence ATGGAAAAGAACAGAAAAACATTGTCCGTTGTGATAATTACCGGAAATGAAGAGAAAAACATTGGAGATTGCCTTGAAAGTGTTAAATGGGCGGATGAGATAATCATCGTTGATTCAGAAAGCAAAGATAAAACAGTTGAGATAGCGAAAAAATACACGGATAAAATCTTCGTGAAGAAATGGGAAGGGTATGCGCTCCAAAAACAGTTTGCGATTGAGAAAGCAACTGGAGATTGGATCTTAAGTTTAGATGCAGATGAAAGGGTTACACAAGAGCTGAGAGCAGAAATTGAAAAGACGCTTGAAAACGAAACTGAATACGACGGATTTTACATCCCAAGGAAAAATTTTTTTCTTGACAAATGGATAAAATCGTGCGGTTGGTATCCTGACTATCAACTTCGTCTTTTCAGGAGGGGAAAAGGAAGTGTCACTTTGCGAAAGGTTCACGAGAAATTCATCGTCAATGGAAAAACGGGGTATTTGAAGGAAGGTTTGATACATTTGACGCATGTTGATTTGTTTGAGACATTTGAGAAGATAAATCGCTATTCAAGTTTAAGCGCTGAAGAAAAGTCGGGCAAAAAGGTAAGATGGTATCACATAATTTTCGTTCCTTTCTTTGCTTTTTTAGGACATTTTATTTTAAAGCGTGGTTTTTTAGATGGGGTTTACGGATTGATGGTTTCTTTAAACCATGCGATGACGAAACTACAAACATATATGAAAATTTGGGAAACGCAAAATGTCAAGTCAAGAGCGAAGGACAAATTCAATGGGTAG
- a CDS encoding ABC transporter ATP-binding protein/permease, with protein sequence MSSQERRTNSMGSLKVFFRVLGYVRPYWKHLVLSIFFTILFSIFSGVSIYLAIPLLETLFSQDYMSALGKIGASSGTGFFNEMKKEFFGFLFKYVFSGTHSEALLKICLVIIIAFLLKNVFGYLQAYFMAYVEQGLIKDIRNQVYEHLHTLSLNYFTAERTGNLISRITNDVAVINHGISATFLNLIREPLLIIVFLGIAISLSWQLTLISLLVFPFALYFISNLGLRIHKESWTTQERMADITSVLQETITGVKVVKAFGMEEFENKKFQRETWRYFKSLLKIARIRNLAPPITEFLSVIAGVVIIWYGGMQVLELGTMRASEFLTFLIAIFQIMRPVKELTTVNNRIQESTAAARRVFEILDIEPEIKEVENPIELKEFKDKIVFEDVWFSYDGKRNGDFVLKNINLIVNKGEILAIVGPSGAGKSTLVDLVPRFYDPTKGRILIDGIDLRLLKIKSLRDKIGIVTQETILFNDTVKNNIAYGLENYPMEKIIEAAIAANAHDFIMQLPQGYDTVIGERGTKLSGGQRQRISIARALLKNPPILILDEATSNLDAESEILVQEAIERLMKNRTVFVIAHRLSTIRNADRIIVLENGRIVQQGRHEELIKQDGLYRKLYEMQFNL encoded by the coding sequence ATGTCAAGTCAAGAGCGAAGGACAAATTCAATGGGTAGTTTGAAGGTATTTTTTAGAGTGCTGGGTTATGTGCGACCTTATTGGAAACATCTTGTTCTTTCTATTTTTTTCACGATATTGTTTTCAATTTTCAGTGGTGTATCAATTTATCTTGCCATTCCACTTCTTGAAACGCTTTTCTCTCAGGACTACATGTCTGCACTGGGGAAAATAGGTGCTTCTTCTGGGACGGGATTCTTCAACGAGATGAAAAAGGAGTTTTTCGGATTCTTATTTAAATATGTTTTCTCTGGCACTCATTCTGAAGCATTGTTAAAAATTTGTCTCGTCATAATAATCGCGTTTCTTCTTAAAAATGTCTTCGGATATCTTCAGGCATATTTCATGGCTTATGTTGAACAAGGACTTATAAAGGACATAAGAAATCAAGTTTACGAACATCTTCACACGCTTTCGCTTAACTATTTTACCGCCGAAAGGACCGGCAACTTGATCTCAAGGATAACAAATGATGTAGCAGTGATAAATCATGGCATCTCCGCGACATTTTTGAATCTAATAAGGGAACCTCTTTTGATCATCGTCTTTCTCGGGATAGCCATTTCGTTAAGTTGGCAGTTGACTCTGATATCGCTTCTTGTTTTCCCGTTTGCTCTTTATTTTATAAGTAATCTCGGTTTGAGAATACATAAGGAAAGTTGGACCACGCAAGAGCGGATGGCTGATATAACCTCCGTGCTTCAGGAGACGATAACTGGAGTTAAGGTCGTGAAAGCGTTTGGAATGGAAGAATTTGAGAATAAAAAATTTCAAAGGGAAACTTGGAGATATTTCAAGTCATTGCTTAAAATTGCGAGGATAAGAAACCTTGCACCTCCGATAACTGAATTTTTAAGCGTTATAGCTGGAGTAGTTATAATTTGGTATGGTGGCATGCAAGTGCTTGAACTCGGGACGATGAGAGCAAGCGAGTTTTTGACATTTTTAATAGCAATTTTTCAAATTATGCGACCTGTTAAGGAACTTACAACTGTAAATAACAGAATCCAAGAATCAACAGCTGCAGCTAGGCGAGTTTTTGAGATACTTGATATTGAACCAGAGATAAAAGAGGTTGAGAATCCAATTGAACTTAAAGAGTTCAAAGATAAAATTGTCTTTGAGGATGTCTGGTTTTCTTACGATGGAAAAAGAAATGGTGATTTTGTGCTTAAAAACATAAATCTCATCGTTAATAAAGGCGAAATACTTGCAATTGTCGGACCAAGTGGCGCTGGGAAATCAACACTTGTTGACTTGGTCCCAAGGTTTTATGATCCAACGAAGGGAAGAATTTTAATTGATGGAATTGATCTGAGATTGTTAAAGATAAAATCATTGCGTGATAAGATTGGGATAGTTACGCAAGAAACGATTTTATTCAATGATACCGTTAAAAACAACATTGCATATGGTCTTGAAAACTATCCGATGGAAAAAATAATTGAAGCTGCGATCGCAGCGAATGCGCATGATTTCATAATGCAACTTCCACAAGGATACGACACGGTGATAGGTGAGCGTGGGACGAAACTTTCAGGTGGTCAAAGACAGAGAATTTCTATAGCAAGAGCTTTGCTTAAGAATCCACCAATTTTGATCCTTGATGAAGCAACAAGCAACCTTGATGCTGAATCTGAAATCCTTGTGCAGGAGGCGATTGAAAGATTGATGAAAAATCGGACGGTTTTCGTAATAGCCCACCGACTTTCAACAATAAGAAATGCTGATAGAATAATTGTCCTTGAGAATGGGAGAATCGTTCAACAAGGAAGGCACGAAGAACTCATAAAGCAAGATGGACTTTACAGAAAACTCTATGAAATGCAGTTTAATCTTTAA
- a CDS encoding O-antigen ligase family protein, protein MNLKEFVLSKNYEVLIYIFLVLQVISVFFSIGVSSISFAIAGLLFVLRMLLNRDEIKGLKTNLDLFFFAFVLVEILSALFSDYKAEAFFQSRRVLLIAVFYMAIFTLKDVERIYNTIFAIGVVSAIASVVELVVYYFRLDILWVGVFQAFMTAGELKMITLLLLFPLYLDREISFRRRAIILLVMAPTYLTFLLTFVRSAWLGFIAGLFLIVILRYRYFFPGWVFLVVVFYLFFPLKYRYAHVSEVLGSETTVARYMMWKTGFKMFLQKPLLGYGDIDLYKVYIKFRPNPPASERHGHLHNNFVMWLVLFGIVGFAFIIGLFIRMLIDMFIFYKNLSAYPVIRDFLLSGLGIFVAFHVSGMFEWNFGDAEIMTIFWFVVGIVYSINKIFSTVK, encoded by the coding sequence TTGAATCTAAAAGAATTTGTTTTGTCAAAAAATTACGAAGTTTTGATTTACATCTTTCTCGTGCTTCAAGTTATAAGCGTTTTTTTCTCAATCGGGGTATCTTCAATTTCGTTTGCTATTGCTGGATTGCTTTTCGTTTTGAGGATGCTTTTGAATCGTGATGAGATCAAAGGTCTTAAGACAAACCTTGATTTATTCTTTTTTGCTTTCGTTTTGGTTGAAATTTTAAGTGCTCTCTTTTCTGATTATAAAGCGGAGGCATTTTTTCAATCTAGGCGTGTGCTTTTGATTGCAGTTTTTTATATGGCGATATTCACGCTCAAAGATGTTGAACGAATTTACAATACGATCTTCGCAATTGGTGTTGTATCGGCAATTGCTTCAGTTGTAGAGCTTGTAGTTTATTATTTTCGGCTTGATATCTTATGGGTTGGTGTTTTTCAAGCATTTATGACGGCGGGCGAGTTGAAGATGATAACTTTGCTTCTTCTATTTCCGCTTTATCTTGACAGAGAAATAAGCTTTAGGAGAAGAGCAATTATACTTCTCGTCATGGCTCCAACATATCTTACATTTCTTCTTACATTTGTAAGAAGCGCTTGGCTTGGATTCATCGCTGGGCTGTTTTTGATTGTTATTTTGAGGTATAGATACTTTTTCCCGGGCTGGGTCTTTCTTGTGGTTGTTTTTTATTTATTTTTCCCGCTGAAATATAGATACGCGCATGTTTCTGAAGTTTTAGGTTCGGAGACAACTGTTGCAAGGTATATGATGTGGAAAACTGGATTTAAGATGTTTTTGCAAAAACCTTTACTTGGTTACGGGGATATTGACCTTTACAAGGTTTACATTAAATTTAGACCGAATCCTCCAGCAAGTGAAAGACATGGGCATCTTCATAATAATTTTGTCATGTGGCTTGTTTTGTTCGGCATTGTCGGCTTTGCTTTTATAATCGGGCTTTTTATAAGAATGTTGATTGATATGTTTATCTTTTATAAGAACCTTTCGGCTTATCCTGTGATAAGAGATTTTCTGTTATCTGGGCTTGGGATCTTTGTCGCTTTTCATGTAAGTGGAATGTTTGAATGGAACTTTGGAGATGCTGAAATTATGACAATTTTTTGGTTTGTGGTTGGAATTGTTTACTCCATAAATAAAATATTCAGCACAGTGAAATGA